In the genome of Burkholderia diffusa, one region contains:
- the ilvD gene encoding dihydroxy-acid dehydratase, translating into MPTYRSKTSTAGRNMAGARSLWRATGMKDDDFSKPIIAVVNSFTQFVPGHVHLKDLGQLVAREIEAAGGVAKEFNTIAVDDGIAMGHDGMLYSLPSRDIIADSVEYMVNAHCADAMVCISNCDKITPGMLMAAMRLNIPVIFVSGGPMEAGKTRLANPVTKTVELKKLDLVDAMVIAADQSYSDADVAEVERSACPTCGSCSGMFTANSMNCLTEALGLSLPGNGTVVATHADREQLFKRAGRRIVELTRQHYEQDDMRVLPRSVGFKAFENAMTLDIAMGGSTNTILHLLAIAQEAGIDFTMKDIDRLSRVVPQLCKVAPNTNKYHIEDVHRAGGIMAILGELDRAGKLHTDVPTVHAPTLKDALDQWDIVRTEDEAVRTFYLAGPAGIPTQVAFSQDTRWPSLDLDRAEGCIRSYEHAFSKEGGLAVLTGNIALDGCVVKTAGVDESILVFEGSAHVTESQDEAVENILNDKVKAGDVVIVRYEGPKGGPGMQEMLYPTSYIKSKGLGKACALLTDGRFSGGTSGLSIGHCSPEAAAGGAIGLVRDGDRIRIDIPNRTIDVLVSDEELARRREEQNAKGWKPAQPRPRKVSAALKAYAKLVMSADKGAVRDLSLLDD; encoded by the coding sequence ATGCCCACATACCGTTCCAAAACCTCCACCGCCGGTCGCAACATGGCAGGTGCGCGCTCGCTGTGGCGCGCCACCGGCATGAAAGACGACGATTTCTCGAAACCGATCATTGCGGTCGTCAACTCGTTCACGCAGTTCGTGCCCGGGCACGTGCACCTGAAGGATCTCGGCCAGCTCGTCGCGCGCGAGATCGAGGCCGCCGGCGGCGTCGCGAAGGAATTCAACACGATCGCGGTCGACGACGGCATCGCGATGGGCCATGACGGCATGCTCTATTCGCTGCCGAGCCGCGACATCATCGCCGACTCGGTCGAGTACATGGTGAACGCGCACTGCGCGGACGCGATGGTATGCATCTCGAACTGCGACAAGATCACGCCGGGGATGCTGATGGCCGCGATGCGCCTCAACATTCCGGTGATCTTCGTGTCGGGCGGCCCGATGGAAGCGGGCAAGACGCGCCTCGCGAACCCGGTCACCAAGACCGTCGAACTGAAGAAGCTCGACCTCGTCGACGCGATGGTGATCGCGGCCGACCAGTCGTATTCGGATGCCGACGTCGCCGAAGTCGAGCGCTCGGCCTGCCCGACCTGCGGTTCGTGCTCGGGCATGTTCACCGCGAACTCGATGAACTGCCTGACCGAGGCGCTCGGCCTGTCGCTGCCCGGCAACGGCACAGTCGTCGCGACGCACGCGGATCGTGAGCAGTTGTTCAAGCGCGCCGGCCGCCGCATCGTCGAGCTGACCCGCCAGCACTACGAGCAGGACGACATGCGCGTGCTGCCGCGCTCGGTCGGCTTCAAGGCGTTCGAGAACGCGATGACGCTCGACATCGCGATGGGCGGTTCGACCAACACGATCCTGCATCTGCTGGCGATCGCGCAGGAAGCCGGCATCGACTTCACGATGAAGGACATCGATCGCCTGTCGCGCGTCGTGCCGCAGCTGTGCAAGGTCGCACCGAACACGAACAAGTATCACATCGAGGACGTGCACCGCGCGGGCGGCATCATGGCGATCCTCGGCGAGCTGGACCGCGCCGGCAAGCTGCACACCGACGTGCCGACCGTGCACGCGCCGACGCTGAAGGATGCGCTCGACCAGTGGGACATCGTCCGCACCGAAGACGAAGCGGTCCGCACGTTCTACCTGGCCGGCCCGGCCGGGATCCCGACGCAGGTCGCGTTCAGCCAGGACACGCGCTGGCCGAGCCTCGACCTCGACCGCGCCGAAGGCTGCATCCGTTCGTACGAGCATGCGTTCTCGAAGGAAGGCGGCCTCGCGGTGCTGACCGGCAACATCGCACTCGATGGCTGCGTGGTGAAGACGGCCGGCGTCGACGAAAGCATCCTCGTGTTCGAGGGCTCGGCCCACGTGACCGAATCGCAGGACGAAGCGGTCGAGAACATCCTGAACGACAAGGTCAAGGCCGGCGACGTGGTGATCGTGCGCTACGAAGGCCCGAAGGGCGGCCCCGGCATGCAGGAAATGCTGTACCCGACCAGCTACATCAAGTCGAAGGGCCTCGGCAAGGCATGCGCGCTGCTGACGGACGGCCGCTTCTCGGGCGGCACGTCGGGCCTGTCGATCGGCCACTGCTCGCCGGAAGCGGCAGCGGGCGGCGCGATCGGCCTCGTGCGCGACGGCGACCGGATCCGCATCGACATCCCGAACCGCACGATCGACGTGCTGGTGTCGGACGAGGAACTCGCGCGTCGCCGCGAAGAGCAGAACGCGAAGGGCTGGAAGCCGGCGCAACCGCGCCCGCGCAAGGTGTCCGCTGCGCTGAAGGCCTATGCGAAGCTGGTGATGTCGGCCGACAAGGGTGCCGTGCGCGATTTGTCGCTGCTCGACGACTGA
- a CDS encoding Ldh family oxidoreductase, which translates to MSEPLAEVVLSLDDVHALALRVLTHHGMSDAHAQAIARVITQGQRDECHSHGVYRLLVCVRSLKKGKVDPQAVPTLRRLSSSIVAVDAHRGFSLLSFETGLPVLVEMAKQHGIAAMAINHCYHFSALWPEVEAIAAEGLVGIAMNPSHSWVAPEGGREPVFGTNPIAFAWPRPDGVPFVFDFATSAIARGDIELHAKQGKAIPPHWAIDADGQPTTDPKAALQGAMRTFGGHKGSALAAMVELLGGALIGDMTSQESMDFDEGVGATPCHGELVIAFDPKVFLGDDLDAGLARGERMFASITGQGARLPSQRRFDARARSIAHGVRIPKALYDEILTLLD; encoded by the coding sequence ATGTCTGAACCGCTTGCCGAAGTCGTCCTGTCGCTCGATGACGTGCACGCACTCGCGTTGCGGGTGCTGACGCACCACGGGATGTCCGATGCGCACGCGCAGGCGATCGCCCGCGTGATCACGCAGGGCCAGCGCGACGAGTGCCACTCGCACGGCGTGTACCGGCTGCTCGTGTGCGTGCGCTCGCTGAAGAAGGGCAAGGTCGATCCGCAGGCCGTGCCGACGCTGCGCCGGTTGTCGTCGTCGATCGTCGCGGTCGACGCCCATCGCGGCTTCTCGCTGCTGAGCTTCGAAACCGGCCTGCCGGTGCTCGTCGAGATGGCGAAGCAGCACGGGATCGCCGCCATGGCGATCAACCACTGCTACCACTTCTCGGCGCTGTGGCCCGAGGTCGAGGCGATTGCCGCCGAGGGACTGGTCGGCATCGCGATGAACCCGAGCCATAGCTGGGTCGCGCCGGAAGGCGGCCGCGAGCCGGTGTTCGGCACGAACCCGATCGCGTTCGCATGGCCGCGCCCGGACGGCGTGCCGTTCGTGTTCGATTTCGCGACGAGCGCGATCGCGCGCGGCGACATCGAGCTGCACGCGAAACAGGGCAAAGCGATCCCGCCGCACTGGGCAATCGACGCCGACGGCCAGCCGACCACCGATCCGAAGGCCGCGCTGCAGGGCGCGATGCGCACCTTCGGCGGCCACAAGGGCTCGGCGCTCGCGGCGATGGTCGAACTGCTCGGCGGCGCACTGATCGGCGACATGACGAGCCAGGAGTCGATGGACTTCGACGAAGGTGTCGGCGCGACACCGTGCCATGGCGAGCTCGTGATCGCGTTCGACCCGAAGGTATTCCTCGGCGACGATCTCGACGCGGGCCTCGCGCGCGGCGAGCGGATGTTCGCGTCGATCACCGGGCAAGGCGCGCGGCTGCCGTCGCAGCGGCGCTTCGACGCCCGCGCGCGCAGCATCGCGCACGGCGTGCGGATTCCGAAGGCACTGTACGACGAAATCCTGACGCTGCTCGACTGA
- a CDS encoding aldehyde dehydrogenase (NADP(+)) — translation MQLTGQLLIGQSAIAGQNGTLHAIAAATGEPLEPAFGGASLHDLETACALADEAFDTYRETSLEQRAAFLDAIGRNIMALGDDLIERCVSETGLPRARIEGERGRTVGQLALFASLVRDGGYVDARIDPARPDRKPLPRVDLRLRNVAIGPVAVFGASNFPLAFSVAGGDTASALAAGCPVIVKAHSAHPGTSELVGRAIQQAVRECGLPAGVFSLLFDASREIGQALVADPRIKAVGFTGSRRGGVALMNIAAARHEPIPVYAEMSSINPVLLFPAALNARHDAIAPQFVASLALGAGQFCTNPGLVLAVDGPALRAFEAAAATAVQATAAQTMLTPHIHASYAQGVAALRAHGAVELLAQGVEGGRYQARAALFATSADAFIAHPELRDEVFGPASLIVRCPDADTLHRVLKSLEGQLTIAAHLADGDAALFAALRPTLERKAGRILVNGFGTGVEVGHAMVHGGPFPATSDTRTTSVGARAIERFLRPVSYQDVPDALLPDAIRNGNPLNVPQRIDGVPAPREAHDV, via the coding sequence ATGCAACTCACAGGTCAGCTCCTGATCGGCCAGTCGGCCATCGCCGGACAGAACGGCACCCTTCACGCGATCGCCGCCGCGACCGGCGAACCGCTCGAGCCCGCGTTCGGCGGCGCGAGCCTGCACGACCTGGAGACCGCCTGCGCGCTCGCCGACGAGGCATTCGACACGTATCGCGAAACGAGCCTCGAGCAACGCGCCGCGTTTCTCGATGCGATCGGCCGCAACATCATGGCGCTCGGCGACGACCTGATCGAGCGCTGCGTCAGCGAAACCGGCCTGCCGCGCGCACGCATCGAAGGCGAACGCGGCCGCACGGTCGGCCAGCTCGCGCTGTTTGCGTCGCTCGTGCGCGACGGCGGTTACGTCGATGCGCGCATCGATCCGGCCCGCCCGGACCGCAAGCCGCTGCCCCGCGTCGACCTGCGCCTGCGCAACGTCGCGATCGGGCCGGTCGCCGTGTTCGGCGCGTCGAACTTTCCGCTCGCGTTCTCGGTCGCGGGCGGCGATACCGCGTCGGCACTCGCGGCCGGCTGCCCCGTGATCGTCAAGGCGCACTCCGCGCATCCGGGCACGTCCGAGCTCGTCGGCCGCGCGATCCAGCAGGCCGTGCGCGAATGCGGGCTGCCGGCCGGCGTGTTCTCGCTGCTGTTCGACGCGTCGCGCGAAATCGGCCAGGCGCTGGTCGCCGATCCGCGCATCAAGGCTGTCGGCTTCACCGGCTCGCGCCGCGGCGGCGTCGCGCTGATGAACATCGCGGCCGCGCGCCACGAGCCGATTCCGGTCTATGCGGAAATGAGTTCGATCAACCCGGTGCTGTTGTTCCCGGCGGCGCTCAACGCGCGCCACGACGCGATCGCGCCGCAGTTCGTCGCATCGCTCGCGTTGGGCGCCGGCCAGTTCTGCACCAACCCGGGCCTCGTGCTCGCCGTCGACGGCCCCGCGCTGCGCGCGTTCGAAGCCGCGGCGGCCACCGCCGTGCAGGCGACCGCCGCGCAAACCATGCTGACGCCGCACATCCACGCGAGCTATGCGCAAGGCGTGGCCGCCCTGCGCGCACACGGCGCGGTCGAACTGCTGGCGCAAGGCGTGGAAGGCGGCCGCTACCAGGCGCGCGCGGCGCTGTTCGCGACGTCGGCGGACGCGTTCATCGCCCATCCCGAACTGCGTGACGAAGTGTTCGGCCCCGCGTCGCTCATCGTGCGCTGCCCGGATGCCGACACGCTGCACCGCGTGCTGAAGTCGCTCGAGGGCCAGTTGACGATCGCCGCGCACCTCGCCGACGGCGACGCCGCGCTGTTCGCCGCGCTGCGCCCGACGCTCGAGCGCAAGGCTGGCCGCATTCTCGTCAACGGCTTTGGCACGGGCGTCGAGGTCGGTCATGCGATGGTGCACGGCGGCCCGTTCCCGGCCACGTCCGACACGCGCACGACGTCGGTCGGCGCGCGCGCGATCGAGCGTTTCCTGCGCCCCGTGTCGTACCAGGACGTACCGGACGCGCTGCTGCCCGACGCGATCCGCAACGGCAATCCGCTGAACGTGCCGCAGCGCATCGACGGCGTGCCCGCGCCGCGGGAGGCGCACGATGTCTGA
- a CDS encoding APC family permease gives MPGQGNTHPSVPLSHSVPADGGHGKFKKQLSLTDLTFIGLGAIFGSGWLFAASHVSTIAGPAGIFSWLLGGFAVLLLGIVYCELGAALPRAGGVVRYPVFSHGPLLGYLMGFITLIAFSSLIAIEVVAARQYAAAWFPGLTKAGSSDPTTIGWLVQAALLCFFFYLNYSSVKTFAKANNIISIFKFIVPLSVIAVLFTFFKPANLTVHGFAPFGMPGIEMAVSAGGIIFAYLGLTPIVSVASEVRNPQRTIPIALILSILLSTLIYVLLQLAFIGSIPTDMLATGWHDVSKAFSLPYRDIALALGVGWLAVMVVADAMISPSGCGNIYMNATPRVVYGWAKTGTFFKVFTRVDEASGIPRAGLWLTFGLAIFWTMPFPSWEALINIVSAALVLSYAVAPVSVAALRRTAPDLPRPFRAVAFGVTGPASFVIAALIVYWSGWGTVSWLLGLQIVMFVIYLACRRWVPTAHLSLAEQVRSSAWLIAFYAAMIVLSYFGGFGGTGQLAHPYDTVVVAAVALVIYYWGANTGIRSDKLQLDDDEG, from the coding sequence ATGCCAGGTCAAGGCAACACCCACCCGTCCGTCCCGCTTTCCCATTCCGTGCCCGCCGATGGCGGGCACGGCAAGTTCAAGAAGCAGCTGTCGCTGACCGACCTCACTTTCATCGGCCTCGGTGCGATCTTCGGTTCGGGGTGGCTGTTCGCCGCGAGTCACGTGTCGACGATCGCCGGCCCGGCCGGCATCTTCTCTTGGCTGCTCGGCGGCTTCGCAGTGCTGCTGCTCGGCATCGTCTACTGCGAGCTCGGCGCCGCGCTGCCACGCGCGGGCGGCGTGGTGCGCTACCCGGTGTTCTCGCACGGTCCGCTGCTCGGCTACCTGATGGGCTTCATCACGCTGATCGCGTTCTCGAGCCTGATCGCGATCGAAGTGGTCGCGGCGCGCCAGTATGCGGCCGCGTGGTTCCCCGGTCTGACGAAGGCCGGATCGAGCGACCCGACGACGATCGGCTGGCTCGTGCAGGCGGCGCTGCTGTGCTTCTTCTTTTACCTGAACTATTCGAGCGTGAAGACGTTCGCGAAGGCGAACAACATCATCAGCATCTTCAAGTTCATCGTGCCACTGTCGGTGATCGCGGTGCTGTTCACGTTCTTCAAGCCCGCCAATCTGACCGTGCACGGTTTCGCGCCGTTCGGCATGCCGGGCATCGAGATGGCCGTGTCGGCCGGCGGCATCATCTTCGCGTATCTCGGCCTCACGCCGATCGTGTCGGTCGCGAGCGAAGTGCGCAATCCGCAGCGCACGATCCCGATCGCGCTGATCCTGTCGATCCTGCTGTCCACACTGATCTACGTGCTGCTGCAGCTCGCGTTCATCGGCAGCATCCCGACCGACATGCTGGCCACCGGCTGGCACGACGTGAGCAAGGCTTTCTCGCTGCCGTACCGCGACATCGCGCTCGCGCTCGGCGTGGGCTGGCTCGCGGTGATGGTGGTCGCCGACGCGATGATCTCGCCGAGCGGCTGCGGCAACATCTACATGAACGCGACACCACGCGTCGTCTACGGCTGGGCGAAGACGGGCACGTTCTTCAAGGTCTTCACGCGTGTCGACGAGGCATCGGGCATCCCGCGTGCGGGCCTATGGCTCACGTTCGGCCTCGCGATCTTCTGGACCATGCCGTTCCCGTCGTGGGAAGCGCTGATCAACATCGTGTCGGCTGCCCTGGTGCTGAGCTATGCGGTCGCGCCCGTGTCGGTCGCCGCGCTGCGCCGCACCGCGCCCGACCTGCCGCGGCCGTTCCGCGCGGTGGCGTTCGGCGTCACCGGCCCCGCGTCGTTCGTGATCGCCGCGCTGATCGTCTATTGGTCGGGCTGGGGCACGGTGTCCTGGCTGCTCGGCCTGCAGATCGTGATGTTCGTGATCTACCTCGCATGCCGCCGCTGGGTGCCGACCGCGCACCTGAGCCTCGCCGAGCAGGTGCGTTCGTCCGCGTGGCTGATCGCGTTCTATGCGGCCATGATCGTGCTGTCGTACTTCGGCGGCTTCGGCGGCACCGGCCAGCTTGCGCATCCGTACGACACGGTGGTCGTCGCGGCCGTCGCGCTCGTCATCTACTACTGGGGCGCCAACACCGGCATCCGTTCCGACAAGCTGCAGCTCGACGACGACGAAGGCTGA
- a CDS encoding 4-hydroxyproline epimerase, translating into MKRIQIIDSHTGGEPTRLVVSGFPSLGNGTMAERRDVLAREHDRYRTACILEPRGSDVLVGALLCEPVSPEAAAGVIFFNNSGYLGMCGHGTIGVVRTLHHMGRIEPGVHRIETPVGTVEATLHDDLSVSVRNVLAYRHAKAVDVDVPGYGPVKGDIAWGGNWFFLISDHGQRVAGDNVAALTAYSSAVRAGLERAGITGANGGEIDHIELFADDPEHDSRSFVLCPGHAYDRSPCGTGTSAKLACLAADGKLEPGVVWRQASVIGSVFHASYARADGGIVPTIRGNAHLSAEATLLIEEDDPFGWGIVS; encoded by the coding sequence ATGAAGCGCATCCAGATCATCGATTCGCACACGGGCGGCGAACCCACGCGGCTCGTCGTGTCCGGCTTCCCCTCGCTCGGCAATGGCACGATGGCCGAGCGCCGCGACGTGCTCGCGCGCGAGCACGATCGCTATCGCACCGCGTGCATTCTCGAGCCGCGCGGCAGCGATGTGCTGGTCGGCGCGCTGCTGTGCGAGCCCGTGTCGCCGGAGGCGGCGGCCGGCGTGATCTTCTTCAACAACAGCGGTTACCTCGGGATGTGCGGGCACGGCACGATCGGCGTCGTGCGCACGCTGCATCACATGGGCCGCATCGAGCCGGGCGTGCATCGGATCGAAACGCCGGTCGGCACCGTCGAGGCGACGCTGCACGATGATCTGTCGGTCAGCGTGCGCAACGTGCTCGCGTACCGCCATGCGAAGGCCGTCGACGTCGATGTACCCGGTTACGGTCCCGTGAAGGGCGACATCGCGTGGGGCGGCAACTGGTTCTTCCTGATCAGCGATCACGGCCAGCGCGTGGCCGGCGACAACGTGGCGGCGCTGACCGCTTATTCGTCCGCGGTGCGCGCAGGGCTCGAGCGCGCGGGCATCACCGGCGCGAACGGCGGCGAGATCGACCATATCGAACTGTTCGCGGACGATCCGGAGCACGACAGCCGCAGCTTCGTGCTGTGCCCGGGCCATGCGTACGACCGTTCCCCGTGCGGCACCGGCACGAGCGCGAAGCTCGCGTGCCTCGCGGCCGACGGCAAGCTCGAACCGGGCGTCGTGTGGCGGCAGGCGAGCGTGATCGGCAGCGTGTTCCACGCGAGCTATGCGCGCGCCGATGGCGGCATCGTGCCGACGATTCGCGGCAACGCGCACCTGAGCGCGGAAGCGACGCTGCTGATCGAGGAAGACGATCCGTTCGGCTGGGGCATCGTGTCGTGA
- a CDS encoding NAD(P)/FAD-dependent oxidoreductase, giving the protein MSETGTDVVVIGAGIVGAACAHELAQRGLRVFVVDDASGGATGAGMGHLVAMDDNAAELALSHYSIELWRALAGEMPEGCAYRNCGTLWLAADAHEMDLARTKQATLAAHGVAGELIDAATLARLEPMLRAGLGGALKIPGDAILYAPVAASWLLQRAPGITLRRDRAVAVDGPSVTLASGGTLRAERVVVANGVAARALLPELPLRPKKGHLLITDRYPGQVSHQLVELGYAASAHASDGTSVAFNVQPRPTGQLLIGSSRQFDTEDARIEPLVLARMLRRAAGYLPDLADLNGIRAWTGFRSASPDGLPLLGEHPARPGVWLAVGHEGLGVTTAPGSARLVAALMTGERPPIDIEPYLPGRFLTTSPVAGALSS; this is encoded by the coding sequence GTGAGCGAGACCGGGACCGACGTCGTCGTGATCGGCGCCGGCATCGTCGGCGCGGCGTGTGCGCATGAACTCGCGCAGCGCGGGCTGCGCGTGTTCGTCGTCGACGACGCGAGCGGCGGTGCGACCGGCGCCGGCATGGGGCACCTCGTCGCGATGGACGACAACGCGGCGGAGCTCGCGCTGAGCCATTACTCGATCGAATTGTGGCGCGCGCTCGCCGGCGAGATGCCGGAAGGCTGTGCGTACCGCAACTGCGGCACGTTATGGCTCGCGGCCGATGCGCATGAAATGGACCTCGCGCGCACCAAGCAGGCGACGCTCGCCGCGCATGGCGTGGCGGGCGAGCTGATCGACGCGGCGACGCTCGCGCGGCTGGAGCCGATGCTGCGCGCGGGCCTCGGCGGCGCGCTGAAGATCCCCGGCGATGCGATTCTCTATGCGCCCGTCGCCGCGAGCTGGCTGTTGCAGCGCGCGCCGGGCATCACGTTGCGGCGCGATCGCGCGGTGGCGGTCGACGGCCCGAGCGTGACGCTCGCGAGCGGCGGCACGCTGCGTGCAGAACGTGTCGTCGTTGCGAACGGTGTCGCCGCGCGCGCGCTGTTGCCCGAATTGCCGCTGCGCCCGAAGAAGGGGCATCTGCTGATCACCGATCGTTATCCGGGCCAGGTGTCGCACCAGCTCGTCGAACTCGGCTATGCGGCGAGCGCGCATGCGAGCGACGGCACGTCGGTCGCGTTCAACGTGCAGCCCAGGCCCACCGGCCAGCTGCTGATCGGCTCGTCGCGTCAGTTCGACACCGAGGACGCGCGCATCGAGCCGCTGGTCCTCGCGCGCATGCTGCGCCGCGCGGCTGGCTACCTGCCGGATCTGGCCGACCTGAACGGGATTCGCGCATGGACGGGCTTCCGTTCCGCGAGCCCCGACGGTCTGCCGCTGCTCGGCGAGCATCCGGCGCGGCCGGGCGTGTGGCTCGCGGTCGGGCACGAAGGGCTCGGCGTGACGACCGCGCCGGGCAGTGCGCGGCTCGTTGCCGCGCTGATGACCGGCGAACGGCCGCCCATCGACATCGAACCGTATTTGCCGGGACGTTTCCTGACGACGTCCCCCGTAGCCGGAGCGCTTTCTTCATGA
- a CDS encoding 2Fe-2S iron-sulfur cluster-binding protein, whose amino-acid sequence MIIHLDGRALTVADGATVAAAVAASGDDTTRVSCTGAARAPFCGMGICQECRMTIDGRRRLACQTLCRDGMRVERTR is encoded by the coding sequence ATGATCATTCATCTGGACGGCCGCGCGCTGACGGTGGCCGACGGCGCGACCGTCGCGGCCGCCGTCGCGGCGAGCGGCGACGACACGACGCGCGTGTCATGCACGGGCGCGGCGCGCGCGCCGTTTTGCGGTATGGGCATCTGCCAGGAGTGCAGGATGACGATCGACGGCCGTCGCCGTCTCGCTTGCCAGACGCTGTGCCGCGACGGGATGCGGGTGGAGCGCACGCGATGA